One segment of Balaenoptera ricei isolate mBalRic1 chromosome 8, mBalRic1.hap2, whole genome shotgun sequence DNA contains the following:
- the LOC132371060 gene encoding mas-related G-protein coupled receptor member F isoform X2, which yields MCPGVSEAPELYSRGFLTIEQITMLPPPAVMNYIFLLLCLCGLVGNGLVLWFFGFSIKRSPFSTYFLHLAGADVGYLFSKAVFSILNTGGFLGSFADYVRAVSRILGLCMFVTSVSLLPAISSERCLSVIFPSWFWRRRPKRLSAVVCSVLWTLSLLVTSIHNYFCMFLGRQAPGTGCGHMDAFLGILFFLVFCPLMVLPCLALIMHVECRARRRQRSAKLNHVILAMVSVFLVSSIYLGIDWFLFWVFQIPAPFPEYVTDLCICINSSAKPVVYFLAGRDKSQRLWEPLRVVFQRALRDGAEPGEAGGSTPNTVTMEMQCSSGNAS from the coding sequence ATGTGTCCGGGAGTGAGCGAGGCCCCGGAGCTCTACAGCCGCGGCTTCCTGACCATCGAGCAGATCACCATGCTGCCGCCGCCAGCCGTCATGAACTACATCTTCCTGCTTCTCTGTCTGTGCGGCCTGGTGGGCAACGGGCTGGTCCTCTGGTTTTTCGGCTTCTCCATCAAGAGGAGCCCCTTCTCCACCTACTTTCTGCACTTGGCCGGCGCGGACGTCGGCTACCTCTTTAGCAAGGCCGTGTTCTCCATCCTGAACACGGGGGGCTTCCTGGGCTCGTTTGCCGACTACGTCCGCGCAGTGTCCCGGATCCTGGGGCTCTGCATGTTCGTCACCAGCGTGAGCCTCCTGCCAGCCATCAGCTCAGAGCGCTGCCTGTCGGTCATCTTTCCCTCTTGGTTCTGGCGCCGTCGGCCCAAGCGCCTGTCGGCCGTGGTGTGCTCCGTGCTCTGGACCCTGTCGCTGCTGGTCACCAGCATACACAACTACTTCTGCATGTTCCTGGGCCGCCAGGCGCCCGGGACGGGCTGCGGGCACATGGACGCCTTCCTGGGCATCCTCTTCTTCCTGGTCTTCTGTCCGCTCATGGTGCTGCCCTGCCTGGCGCTCATCATGCACGTGGAATGCCGGGCCCGGCGGCGCCAGCGCTCGGCCAAGCTCAACCACGTCATCCTGGCCATGGTCTCGGTTTTCCTCGTGTCCTCCATCTACTTGGGGATCGACTGGTTCCTCTTCTGGGTCTTCCAGATCCCGGCCCCCTTCCCCGAGTACGTCACCGACCTGTGTATCTGCATCAACAGCAGCGCCAAGCCTGTCGTCTACTTCCTGGCCGGCAGGGACAAGTCACAGCGGCTGTGGGAGCCCCTCAGGGTGGTCTTCCAGCGGGCCCTGCGAGACGGGGCCGAgccgggggaggcggggggcaGCACACCCAACACGGTCACCA
- the LOC132371060 gene encoding mas-related G-protein coupled receptor member F isoform X1 translates to MAGNCSWEAHPTNRNKMCPGVSEAPELYSRGFLTIEQITMLPPPAVMNYIFLLLCLCGLVGNGLVLWFFGFSIKRSPFSTYFLHLAGADVGYLFSKAVFSILNTGGFLGSFADYVRAVSRILGLCMFVTSVSLLPAISSERCLSVIFPSWFWRRRPKRLSAVVCSVLWTLSLLVTSIHNYFCMFLGRQAPGTGCGHMDAFLGILFFLVFCPLMVLPCLALIMHVECRARRRQRSAKLNHVILAMVSVFLVSSIYLGIDWFLFWVFQIPAPFPEYVTDLCICINSSAKPVVYFLAGRDKSQRLWEPLRVVFQRALRDGAEPGEAGGSTPNTVTMEMQCSSGNAS, encoded by the exons ATGGCTGGAAACTGCTCCTGGGAGGCCCATCCCACCAACAGGAACAAG ATGTGTCCGGGAGTGAGCGAGGCCCCGGAGCTCTACAGCCGCGGCTTCCTGACCATCGAGCAGATCACCATGCTGCCGCCGCCAGCCGTCATGAACTACATCTTCCTGCTTCTCTGTCTGTGCGGCCTGGTGGGCAACGGGCTGGTCCTCTGGTTTTTCGGCTTCTCCATCAAGAGGAGCCCCTTCTCCACCTACTTTCTGCACTTGGCCGGCGCGGACGTCGGCTACCTCTTTAGCAAGGCCGTGTTCTCCATCCTGAACACGGGGGGCTTCCTGGGCTCGTTTGCCGACTACGTCCGCGCAGTGTCCCGGATCCTGGGGCTCTGCATGTTCGTCACCAGCGTGAGCCTCCTGCCAGCCATCAGCTCAGAGCGCTGCCTGTCGGTCATCTTTCCCTCTTGGTTCTGGCGCCGTCGGCCCAAGCGCCTGTCGGCCGTGGTGTGCTCCGTGCTCTGGACCCTGTCGCTGCTGGTCACCAGCATACACAACTACTTCTGCATGTTCCTGGGCCGCCAGGCGCCCGGGACGGGCTGCGGGCACATGGACGCCTTCCTGGGCATCCTCTTCTTCCTGGTCTTCTGTCCGCTCATGGTGCTGCCCTGCCTGGCGCTCATCATGCACGTGGAATGCCGGGCCCGGCGGCGCCAGCGCTCGGCCAAGCTCAACCACGTCATCCTGGCCATGGTCTCGGTTTTCCTCGTGTCCTCCATCTACTTGGGGATCGACTGGTTCCTCTTCTGGGTCTTCCAGATCCCGGCCCCCTTCCCCGAGTACGTCACCGACCTGTGTATCTGCATCAACAGCAGCGCCAAGCCTGTCGTCTACTTCCTGGCCGGCAGGGACAAGTCACAGCGGCTGTGGGAGCCCCTCAGGGTGGTCTTCCAGCGGGCCCTGCGAGACGGGGCCGAgccgggggaggcggggggcaGCACACCCAACACGGTCACCA